Proteins found in one Methanospirillum hungatei JF-1 genomic segment:
- a CDS encoding shikimate kinase, protein MNNVILIGLPGAGKSTLGVILAKTLGMHFIDTDIIIQDKTGRLLQEIINTDGVERFLEIEEECILSLNKCHAVISTGGSVVLRSRAMKHLTSDGMIIYLEISYDEMVKRLKNITTRGIVLEPGQSLRDMYDQRIPLYERYADIRINCSGEAFESVVENVVLKIREHTAVLAEHS, encoded by the coding sequence ATGAACAATGTTATCCTGATCGGTCTGCCCGGTGCAGGAAAGAGCACTCTGGGAGTAATCCTTGCAAAGACCCTTGGTATGCATTTTATCGACACCGATATCATCATCCAGGATAAGACCGGAAGGCTTTTGCAGGAGATCATCAATACCGACGGAGTGGAGAGATTTCTTGAAATTGAAGAGGAATGCATCCTCTCCCTCAATAAATGCCATGCGGTGATATCGACCGGGGGGAGTGTGGTATTAAGGAGCCGGGCCATGAAACACCTCACATCAGACGGGATGATCATATACCTGGAGATCTCGTATGATGAGATGGTCAAAAGACTAAAAAATATCACGACACGGGGAATAGTGTTGGAACCGGGTCAGAGCCTTCGTGATATGTATGACCAGAGAATTCCTCTGTATGAGCGGTACGCAGACATCCGTATCAACTGTTCAGGAGAGGCATTTGAGAGTGTCGTGGAGAACGTGGTCTTGAAGATCAGAGAACATACCGCCGTTTTGGCTGAACATTCATAA